From Rudanella lutea DSM 19387, a single genomic window includes:
- a CDS encoding aspartyl/asparaginyl beta-hydroxylase domain-containing protein, translating to MNNRFFKLSFPLDPQRLRADLASCQQAHWTLHFNKADYNGNWTSLSLRSASGRETDIFAHGDRMEYQNTPLLDHCPYFREILEQMPFEQQTVRLLSLGPGSTIREHTDRQLGYEFDCFRIHIPLQTGADVQFRVDGVDLPMQVGECWYANFSLPHSVHNGGTVDRIHLVIDGLRNAWTDAWFGQAGYDFDYEARQRDYSLDTKRRMIAELERQDSDIARQLVAQLRQEMAQNSPAL from the coding sequence ATGAATAACCGTTTTTTCAAACTTTCTTTTCCGCTCGATCCCCAGCGGCTTCGGGCCGATCTGGCGAGCTGCCAACAGGCCCACTGGACCCTGCACTTCAATAAGGCCGATTACAACGGCAACTGGACCAGCCTGTCCCTCCGGTCGGCTTCGGGTCGGGAAACCGACATTTTTGCGCACGGTGATCGAATGGAGTACCAGAATACCCCGTTGCTCGATCATTGCCCGTACTTCCGTGAGATTCTGGAGCAAATGCCTTTCGAGCAGCAAACTGTGCGGTTGCTGTCGCTGGGTCCGGGTAGTACTATTCGGGAGCATACCGACCGGCAGCTGGGCTACGAATTTGACTGTTTCCGTATTCATATTCCGCTACAGACCGGGGCCGATGTACAGTTTCGGGTCGATGGCGTCGATCTGCCCATGCAGGTAGGCGAGTGCTGGTACGCCAACTTCAGCCTGCCCCATAGCGTGCACAACGGCGGTACCGTCGACCGGATTCACCTGGTGATCGACGGGCTGCGCAATGCCTGGACGGATGCGTGGTTTGGGCAGGCGGGCTATGATTTTGACTACGAGGCCCGCCAACGGGATTATTCACTCGACACCAAACGGCGCATGATTGCCGAGCTGGAGCGGCAGGATTCTGATATTGCCCGTCAGTTGGTGGCTCAGTTACGGCAGGAAATGGCCCAAAACTCACCCGCGTTGTGA
- the glmS gene encoding glutamine--fructose-6-phosphate transaminase (isomerizing), translating into MCGIVAYVGHREAAPLVLKGLKRLEYRGYDSAGIALLNGNGLKVYKKKGKVTDLEGELVGKELHATIGMGHTRWATHGEPNDANAHPHYSFHRKLAIIHNGIIENYAAIKKSLLAKGREFRSETDTEVLIQFIEDIQENTGSSLEEAVRLALQEVVGAYAIVVISEDNPTQLVAARKGSPLVIGVGENEFFFASDASPIIEYTKDVVYLDDYEIAVVREGELKIVTLENAEKTPYVQKVELELEAIEKGGFDHFMLKEIFEQPRSIADSMRGRVNADEGTLQLGGLRDYMDKLAKSKRIVIVGCGTSWHAGLVAEYIFEELARIPVEVEYASEFRYRNPIIKEGDIVIAISQSGETADTLAAIELAKSKGATIFGVCNVVGSSIARATHAGAYTHAGPEIGVASTKAFTAQVTVLTLMALAAAQRKGTLSDSLFRQLLAELESIPAKVERVLQAADKVKEIARIFTYARNFIYLGRGLNFPVALEGALKLKEISYIHAEGYPAAEMKHGPIALIDEDMPVVVNATQDSSYEKVVSNIQEVKARKGRVIAITTEGDTNLPGMVDFVIEIPKVHEILMPLVSVIPLQLLAYDIAVLRGRNVDQPRNLAKSVTVE; encoded by the coding sequence ATGTGCGGAATTGTGGCATATGTGGGACACCGCGAAGCGGCTCCCCTGGTCCTGAAGGGCCTCAAACGACTCGAATATCGCGGGTACGACAGCGCAGGTATTGCCCTGCTCAACGGAAACGGCCTGAAGGTGTATAAGAAAAAAGGAAAAGTAACCGATCTGGAAGGCGAGCTCGTTGGTAAGGAGTTGCACGCCACCATCGGGATGGGCCACACGCGTTGGGCTACCCACGGCGAACCCAACGATGCCAACGCACACCCGCATTACTCGTTTCACCGCAAGCTGGCCATTATCCACAACGGCATTATCGAAAACTACGCGGCTATCAAGAAAAGCCTGCTGGCCAAAGGGCGCGAGTTTCGGTCGGAGACGGATACCGAAGTGCTCATTCAGTTTATCGAAGACATTCAGGAGAATACCGGTTCATCGCTTGAAGAGGCCGTTCGGCTGGCGTTGCAGGAGGTTGTGGGGGCGTATGCCATTGTGGTGATTTCAGAAGATAACCCCACGCAACTGGTAGCCGCCCGCAAAGGGAGCCCGCTGGTGATCGGGGTGGGCGAAAACGAGTTTTTCTTCGCGTCGGATGCCTCGCCTATTATCGAATACACTAAAGATGTGGTGTACCTCGACGATTACGAAATTGCCGTAGTGCGCGAAGGCGAGCTGAAAATCGTGACGCTCGAAAATGCCGAAAAAACGCCCTATGTGCAAAAGGTAGAGCTGGAGCTGGAAGCGATTGAAAAAGGCGGCTTCGACCACTTCATGCTCAAGGAAATCTTTGAACAGCCACGTTCGATTGCCGACTCCATGCGCGGGCGCGTCAACGCCGACGAAGGAACCCTGCAGTTGGGTGGCCTCCGCGATTACATGGACAAACTGGCCAAGTCGAAGCGGATTGTGATTGTCGGTTGTGGCACCTCGTGGCACGCGGGGCTGGTAGCCGAGTATATTTTTGAGGAGTTGGCCCGGATTCCGGTCGAGGTGGAGTACGCGTCGGAGTTTCGGTACCGCAACCCGATTATCAAAGAAGGCGATATTGTGATTGCGATTTCGCAATCGGGCGAAACAGCCGATACGTTGGCGGCCATCGAGCTGGCGAAGTCGAAAGGAGCAACCATTTTCGGGGTTTGCAACGTCGTGGGCTCGTCGATCGCCCGGGCTACCCACGCGGGGGCTTACACGCACGCCGGTCCCGAAATCGGGGTGGCGAGCACCAAAGCCTTTACGGCGCAGGTAACCGTACTGACGCTGATGGCCTTAGCCGCGGCTCAGCGCAAAGGCACCCTTTCCGACTCGTTGTTTCGGCAGTTGCTGGCTGAGCTGGAAAGCATCCCGGCCAAGGTGGAGCGGGTGTTGCAGGCCGCCGACAAAGTGAAAGAGATTGCCCGTATTTTTACGTACGCCCGCAATTTCATTTATCTGGGCCGGGGTCTCAACTTCCCCGTGGCGCTCGAAGGAGCCCTGAAACTGAAAGAAATCAGCTACATCCACGCCGAAGGCTACCCGGCCGCCGAGATGAAACACGGCCCCATTGCCCTCATCGACGAGGATATGCCGGTGGTGGTCAATGCAACGCAGGACAGCTCGTACGAGAAAGTGGTGTCGAATATTCAGGAGGTAAAGGCCCGCAAAGGCCGCGTTATCGCCATCACGACCGAGGGCGACACCAACCTGCCCGGCATGGTCGATTTTGTGATTGAGATTCCGAAGGTGCACGAAATTCTGATGCCGCTCGTATCGGTGATTCCGTTGCAGCTGCTGGCTTACGACATCGCCGTGCTACGCGGCCGCAACGTCGATCAGCCCCGTAACCTGGCCAAGTCGGTGACGGTGGAATAA
- a CDS encoding Gfo/Idh/MocA family protein produces MNRTDFLKTSALAGASLITDPLEVRAFITPKKAQKYRTAVVGAGWWGGNIMRCAVQAGESKIVALCDVDTRQLKKTSDELAKLTTDSPKLYKDYREMLAAEKPEIVIVATPDHWHPLVAIAAMQAGAHVYVEKPISHTINEGKAMVRAARQTGRICQVGTHRRISPHNVSGMEFLKSGKVGKIGMARAFVHYGGGPGKPTANTEAPPELDWNMWCGPAPLRDYNPAMHPRGWRNFLDYANGTLGDWGIHWLDQILWWTEEKHPRKVYSTGGRSVKQDSTDAPDHQVSTFEFEDFTAVWEHRTFGGNMAEKTHPQQAVGVYFYGTEGTFHMGWLDGWTFYPADPKKPTIHQDAQLDKPDDQNIALLWANFLQSIKTNKLPVSDIEIGQRSTNMALLGMLSLKLGRSVSWDGNQIAGDAEANALLGRAYRGEWQYPV; encoded by the coding sequence ATGAACCGTACCGATTTCCTCAAAACATCGGCTCTTGCCGGAGCCTCGCTCATCACCGACCCGCTGGAGGTTCGGGCATTTATCACCCCCAAAAAAGCACAGAAGTACCGCACGGCCGTAGTGGGCGCGGGCTGGTGGGGCGGCAACATCATGCGCTGTGCCGTGCAGGCTGGCGAGTCGAAAATTGTGGCGCTCTGCGATGTAGACACCCGGCAGCTCAAAAAAACAAGCGACGAACTGGCTAAACTCACCACCGACTCGCCCAAACTCTACAAGGATTACCGCGAGATGCTGGCCGCCGAGAAGCCCGAAATCGTGATTGTGGCTACCCCCGACCACTGGCACCCGCTGGTGGCGATTGCGGCCATGCAGGCCGGGGCGCACGTGTACGTCGAAAAACCCATCAGCCACACTATCAACGAGGGCAAGGCTATGGTCAGGGCCGCCCGCCAAACGGGGCGTATCTGTCAGGTAGGAACACACCGGCGCATTTCGCCCCACAACGTGTCGGGGATGGAGTTTCTGAAGTCGGGCAAGGTTGGTAAAATCGGGATGGCCCGGGCGTTTGTACACTACGGCGGTGGGCCGGGCAAGCCTACGGCCAATACCGAAGCTCCGCCCGAACTGGACTGGAATATGTGGTGCGGCCCGGCCCCGCTACGCGACTATAACCCGGCCATGCACCCGCGCGGCTGGCGTAACTTCCTCGACTATGCCAACGGCACCCTCGGCGACTGGGGCATTCACTGGCTCGATCAGATTTTGTGGTGGACTGAGGAAAAGCACCCGCGCAAGGTGTACTCCACCGGAGGCCGGTCTGTCAAACAGGACAGCACCGACGCGCCCGACCATCAGGTATCGACGTTTGAATTTGAGGATTTTACAGCCGTTTGGGAACACCGCACCTTTGGGGGTAACATGGCCGAAAAAACCCACCCGCAACAGGCCGTTGGGGTGTATTTCTACGGCACCGAGGGCACCTTCCACATGGGCTGGCTCGATGGCTGGACGTTTTACCCCGCCGACCCCAAAAAGCCGACCATCCATCAGGATGCGCAGCTCGATAAACCCGACGACCAGAACATCGCTTTGCTGTGGGCTAACTTTCTGCAAAGCATCAAAACAAACAAGCTGCCGGTCAGCGACATTGAAATCGGCCAACGGTCGACGAATATGGCCCTGCTGGGGATGCTCTCGCTCAAACTGGGCCGGAGTGTGTCGTGGGATGGCAACCAGATTGCGGGCGACGCCGAGGCCAACGCACTCCTGGGCCGGGCGTACCGGGGCGAATGGCAATACCCGGTATAG
- a CDS encoding Uma2 family endonuclease, translating to METITRPMTYDEFRAMEFSAEEEKANVFELIDGEIVAKNHPTVTHQRILAKLHLLLGNHVLLNKLGEVIFAPFGVVPEPNTDVQPDLFVVLDANLPNLQEDGFFGAPDLVVEIISPSSIKLDRNTKFKLYERTGVAEYWIVDPRNQSIEVYGRTTAGFDLVSFAAESGTVESGVLAGLSIDVTTVFA from the coding sequence ATGGAGACGATCACCAGACCGATGACGTATGATGAGTTCCGGGCAATGGAGTTTTCGGCCGAAGAGGAGAAAGCGAACGTCTTTGAACTCATAGATGGCGAAATAGTGGCTAAGAATCATCCTACCGTAACGCACCAGCGTATACTGGCTAAGTTGCATTTGTTATTGGGGAATCATGTTCTCCTGAATAAGCTTGGAGAGGTCATTTTCGCTCCCTTTGGAGTCGTCCCTGAGCCGAATACCGACGTGCAGCCGGATTTGTTTGTGGTGCTCGATGCCAACCTACCCAATTTGCAGGAGGACGGTTTCTTCGGTGCGCCCGATCTGGTGGTAGAGATTATTTCGCCTTCGTCTATCAAGCTGGATCGCAACACCAAGTTCAAGCTCTACGAGCGAACAGGTGTGGCCGAATACTGGATTGTTGATCCGCGTAACCAGAGTATCGAAGTGTACGGGCGCACAACCGCCGGGTTCGATCTGGTTTCGTTTGCGGCCGAGAGCGGCACCGTCGAGTCCGGCGTGCTGGCTGGCTTAAGCATAGATGTAACAACGGTTTTTGCCTGA
- a CDS encoding RNA polymerase sigma factor, whose translation MLQQLIEQCQLGNGFAQRRLYDQYANRLFRVGLRYVRHEADAEEVLMNAFLKIFRSLSGFVYRDDKGLEAWMKRVVTNEALQFLRARQSLPLFAGAEADEPPATPTDLPDAGLDAEQIYDLIRQLPPGYRTVFNLYAIDGYSHREIAEQLCISENTSKSQLSKARALLQSWLTTNGYEHESRRTS comes from the coding sequence ATGCTCCAACAACTGATCGAACAATGCCAGCTTGGTAACGGCTTCGCCCAACGGCGGCTGTACGATCAGTACGCTAATCGGTTGTTTCGAGTGGGGTTGCGGTACGTGCGGCACGAGGCCGATGCCGAAGAGGTGCTGATGAATGCGTTCCTGAAAATATTCAGAAGCCTGAGTGGGTTTGTGTATCGCGACGATAAAGGGCTGGAAGCCTGGATGAAGCGGGTCGTAACCAACGAGGCCTTACAGTTTCTGCGGGCCAGACAGTCGCTGCCGTTGTTTGCGGGAGCCGAAGCCGACGAGCCCCCGGCGACCCCCACAGACTTGCCCGATGCCGGCCTGGATGCCGAACAAATCTACGACCTGATCCGGCAGTTGCCGCCCGGCTACCGAACAGTGTTTAACCTGTACGCCATCGACGGGTATTCGCATCGCGAAATTGCCGAACAGCTTTGCATTTCTGAAAACACATCCAAGTCGCAACTAAGCAAGGCGCGGGCCTTATTACAGAGTTGGCTAACCACAAATGGGTATGAACACGAATCCCGACGAACGTCTTGA
- a CDS encoding glycosyl hydrolase → MMNTPTKTWTRAAVLALTLLGPAAYAQPGGRLQTGFQNPPNAARPRVWWHWMNGNVTKDGITKDLQWMSRVGIGGFQNFDASLFTPLVVPKKLVFMTPEWKEAFRHTTQLAQQLNLEMAIAGSPGWSVTGGPWVKPEDGMKKYVWTETRVRAGARFAGKLPQPPAVTGPFGQAPMESGLGSAPVENPPTFYRDALVVAYRLPDADKPFTDFNPKVTSSGGSFTVADLTDGDIARSSYLPPKAVGEDMWIQYEFDAPRTVKAFSVAGANKKPLQEFNGGPENRTFQVSDDGVNFRDVVAVPGSIVPLNTLSIPPTTARYFRMAFKTLPPAPNPFATMMGGKAEPPKPEGVNVAELVLHLADRVHLAEDKAGFNPWKEETVKTPAAADAVAPESVIDLTGKMQPDGTLDWTPPAGTADWMVLRLGYSLTGRQNHPASPEATGLEVDKLDKTAVSTYINTYLDMYKDATGGLMGSQGLQYMVLDSYEAGHMTWTQAMPEEFARRRGYSMLPWLPVLTGRVVKSAEASEQFLWDFRKTIGEMIADNHYDVIGEALHKRGLKRYTESHENKRIYLADGMDVKRNADIPMSAMWTPGSLAGGNDEEIRSKADIRESASVAHIYGQNLVAAESMTSVGNAFSFHPEKLKRTADMEMASGLNRFVVHTSVHQPLDDKVPGFSLGPFGQYFTRHETWAEPAKAWVDYLSRSCHLLQQGQPVVDVLYYYGENENITSLFANALPPVPAGYEYDFANATVVQNALRVENGQIKVPSGLTYRVLVLDPSARYMTLPVLRKLGELVKSGMKLVGARPERSPSLSDNPAQFAALADEIWRNPNVSTRPLAEVLKGLNVAPDVVVSDARAEVLFVHRNTTEGDIYWLSSRSDAPNAATLSFRVGDRVPELWHPQTGKIEKVSYQIKNGRVVVPLTFDPWDAYFIVFRQKATAPAYTRPAQTETAVARIETPWTVQFQPGRGAPTQATFARLTSWTDHTDAGIKYFSGTGTYENTFALAAADATARYVLDLGDVKNMAEVIVNGKNLGVVWKKPFRVDISDAVKPGKNSVQVKVTNLWVNRLVGDAQPGVTQKVTFTTMPFYRAESPLLPSGLMGPVSVVKLK, encoded by the coding sequence ATGATGAATACCCCTACCAAAACGTGGACTCGCGCGGCTGTGCTGGCCCTGACCTTGCTTGGCCCGGCGGCCTACGCGCAACCGGGCGGACGCCTGCAAACCGGCTTTCAAAACCCGCCCAATGCCGCCCGGCCCCGTGTGTGGTGGCACTGGATGAACGGCAATGTCACGAAAGACGGCATCACCAAAGACCTTCAGTGGATGAGCCGGGTGGGAATCGGTGGGTTTCAGAACTTCGACGCGAGCCTGTTTACCCCGCTCGTGGTGCCCAAAAAACTCGTGTTCATGACGCCCGAGTGGAAAGAGGCTTTCCGGCACACAACCCAACTGGCGCAGCAGCTAAACCTCGAAATGGCCATTGCCGGGTCGCCGGGCTGGAGCGTGACGGGTGGCCCCTGGGTGAAACCCGAAGACGGCATGAAAAAATACGTCTGGACCGAAACCCGCGTTCGGGCGGGGGCGCGTTTTGCGGGTAAGCTGCCGCAACCCCCGGCCGTTACGGGACCGTTTGGGCAGGCACCCATGGAGTCGGGGCTGGGCAGTGCGCCGGTCGAAAATCCACCTACGTTTTACCGGGATGCTCTTGTGGTTGCGTACCGCTTGCCCGATGCTGACAAGCCTTTTACGGACTTCAACCCGAAAGTGACCTCAAGCGGGGGCTCCTTTACCGTGGCCGACCTCACCGATGGGGACATTGCCCGGTCGAGCTACCTGCCGCCCAAAGCCGTAGGTGAAGACATGTGGATTCAGTACGAGTTTGATGCCCCGCGCACGGTAAAGGCGTTTTCAGTGGCCGGTGCCAACAAAAAGCCCTTGCAGGAGTTCAACGGCGGGCCAGAAAACCGCACGTTTCAGGTAAGCGACGATGGCGTCAATTTTCGCGATGTGGTGGCCGTGCCGGGGAGTATTGTGCCCCTAAACACGCTCAGTATTCCGCCCACTACGGCCCGCTATTTCCGCATGGCGTTCAAAACCCTGCCGCCCGCACCTAATCCGTTTGCAACCATGATGGGGGGCAAAGCCGAACCGCCCAAGCCTGAGGGGGTCAACGTGGCCGAACTGGTGCTGCATTTGGCCGACCGGGTCCATCTGGCCGAAGACAAAGCCGGTTTTAATCCCTGGAAAGAAGAAACGGTAAAAACACCCGCTGCGGCCGATGCCGTTGCGCCCGAAAGTGTGATTGACCTGACCGGAAAAATGCAGCCCGACGGTACGCTCGACTGGACACCCCCGGCCGGTACCGCCGACTGGATGGTGCTGCGACTGGGGTACTCGCTCACGGGTCGGCAAAATCACCCGGCCTCGCCCGAGGCCACCGGCCTGGAAGTGGATAAACTGGACAAAACGGCCGTTTCGACCTATATCAACACCTACCTCGACATGTACAAAGACGCCACGGGCGGCCTGATGGGCAGTCAGGGGCTACAGTACATGGTGCTCGACAGCTACGAGGCCGGGCACATGACCTGGACCCAAGCTATGCCCGAGGAGTTTGCCCGCCGACGGGGGTACTCCATGCTGCCGTGGTTGCCCGTGCTGACGGGCCGGGTGGTGAAAAGCGCGGAAGCAAGCGAACAGTTTCTGTGGGATTTTCGCAAAACCATCGGCGAGATGATTGCCGATAATCATTACGACGTGATTGGCGAGGCTCTGCACAAGCGCGGCCTGAAACGCTACACCGAATCGCACGAAAACAAACGGATTTACCTGGCCGATGGCATGGACGTGAAGCGCAACGCCGATATTCCGATGTCGGCCATGTGGACACCGGGTAGTCTGGCGGGGGGCAACGACGAGGAAATTCGGAGTAAGGCCGACATCCGCGAGTCGGCATCGGTGGCGCATATTTACGGGCAAAATCTGGTCGCGGCCGAGTCGATGACGTCGGTGGGGAACGCGTTTTCGTTTCATCCCGAAAAACTCAAACGCACCGCCGACATGGAGATGGCCTCGGGCCTGAACCGCTTTGTGGTGCACACCTCTGTGCATCAGCCGCTCGACGACAAGGTGCCCGGTTTCTCGCTCGGGCCGTTTGGGCAGTACTTCACCCGGCACGAAACCTGGGCCGAGCCCGCCAAAGCCTGGGTCGATTACCTGAGCCGGAGCTGCCACCTACTGCAACAGGGGCAGCCGGTGGTCGATGTGCTGTACTACTACGGCGAAAACGAAAACATCACCTCGCTGTTTGCCAACGCGTTGCCGCCTGTACCGGCTGGGTACGAGTACGATTTTGCCAACGCTACGGTTGTGCAGAACGCCCTGCGCGTAGAAAACGGTCAGATTAAAGTGCCGAGTGGCCTTACATACCGCGTGCTGGTGCTCGATCCCTCGGCCCGGTACATGACCCTGCCGGTGCTGCGGAAACTGGGCGAACTGGTCAAGTCAGGGATGAAACTCGTAGGTGCCAGGCCCGAACGTTCACCGAGCCTGAGCGACAATCCGGCTCAGTTTGCGGCTTTGGCCGACGAGATCTGGCGCAACCCGAACGTATCGACGCGGCCTCTGGCGGAGGTGCTCAAAGGGCTGAACGTGGCCCCCGATGTGGTGGTGTCCGACGCCCGCGCCGAGGTCTTGTTTGTACACCGCAACACCACCGAGGGCGATATTTACTGGCTATCTAGCCGCAGCGACGCGCCCAACGCGGCCACCCTCAGCTTCCGTGTAGGTGACCGTGTGCCCGAGTTGTGGCATCCGCAAACGGGTAAAATCGAGAAGGTGTCGTATCAGATCAAAAACGGCCGCGTGGTGGTGCCCCTGACTTTCGACCCGTGGGATGCCTACTTCATTGTGTTCCGGCAAAAAGCTACCGCGCCTGCCTACACCCGCCCTGCCCAAACCGAAACGGCCGTGGCCCGGATCGAAACCCCTTGGACCGTGCAGTTTCAGCCGGGCCGTGGTGCACCGACGCAGGCCACGTTTGCGCGGCTCACTTCCTGGACCGACCATACCGATGCGGGTATCAAATACTTTTCGGGGACAGGCACTTACGAAAACACGTTTGCGCTGGCTGCTGCCGACGCCACCGCGCGCTATGTGCTGGACCTGGGCGATGTGAAAAACATGGCCGAGGTGATTGTGAACGGCAAAAACCTGGGCGTGGTCTGGAAAAAACCGTTCCGGGTCGATATTTCGGATGCCGTGAAACCGGGTAAAAATTCGGTGCAGGTAAAGGTGACCAACCTTTGGGTGAATCGCCTGGTGGGCGATGCGCAACCGGGTGTTACCCAGAAAGTGACGTTCACGACTATGCCGTTCTACCGCGCCGAGTCGCCCTTGCTGCCTTCGGGCCTGATGGGGCCGGTTTCGGTAGTGAAGCTGAAATAA
- the cysC gene encoding adenylyl-sulfate kinase, with translation MVLIQLTGLSGAGKTTLAQRAKVQLEKHGYAVEVLDADVLRQKLWPELTYSAAHRQENIRRLAYLGHLLCRRNIVVFLAAINPYEATRAEVAAQYPGTQTVYVCCDLPTLIERDTKGLYARALLPDNHPDKLANLTGVNDPYEPPLHPDLVLYTAQQTEAQSTEQLVEHLLTVLP, from the coding sequence ATGGTACTGATTCAATTGACCGGTTTATCGGGGGCGGGCAAAACAACGCTGGCCCAACGCGCCAAGGTCCAGTTAGAAAAACACGGCTATGCGGTGGAAGTGCTGGATGCCGATGTACTTCGGCAAAAGCTCTGGCCCGAACTTACTTACTCGGCCGCGCATCGGCAAGAAAATATTCGTCGGCTCGCGTATCTGGGACATCTTTTGTGCCGCCGGAACATTGTTGTTTTTCTGGCGGCCATCAACCCGTACGAGGCTACAAGAGCCGAGGTAGCCGCTCAGTACCCCGGCACCCAAACAGTGTATGTTTGCTGCGACCTCCCGACGCTCATTGAGCGCGACACCAAGGGCCTGTATGCCCGCGCCCTCCTGCCCGACAACCACCCCGACAAGCTCGCCAACCTGACCGGTGTAAACGACCCGTATGAGCCGCCCCTCCACCCCGACCTGGTGCTGTACACGGCTCAGCAAACCGAAGCGCAAAGCACAGAACAGTTGGTTGAGCACCTGCTTACGGTACTCCCCTAA
- a CDS encoding iron chaperone, whose translation MQTKTVFADIDAYIASFPEPTQQLLQSLRETIQQAVPEATETISYQMPTFTLHGNLVHFAAYKNHIGFYPAPSGISAFQAELSAYKRAKGSVQFPISQPLPLNLIARITAFRVAENRQRAALRSKR comes from the coding sequence ATGCAAACAAAGACCGTTTTTGCCGACATCGACGCGTATATCGCCAGCTTCCCCGAACCAACGCAGCAGCTTCTTCAGAGCTTGCGCGAGACCATACAGCAGGCAGTCCCTGAAGCCACCGAAACCATCAGCTACCAGATGCCCACGTTTACGCTGCACGGGAATCTGGTGCATTTTGCGGCTTACAAAAACCACATCGGTTTTTACCCGGCCCCGAGCGGCATCAGCGCGTTTCAGGCCGAACTGTCGGCCTACAAACGGGCCAAAGGGTCGGTGCAGTTTCCGATTAGTCAACCCCTCCCCCTCAACCTGATCGCCCGGATTACGGCGTTTCGGGTAGCCGAAAACAGGCAACGGGCAGCCCTCCGGTCTAAACGGTAA
- a CDS encoding App1 family protein — translation MSWKDTLINSALGAEAAFDSLKERLFRRLDHDKPYQIIYFRGFGSETAVMLSGRVLRQHDLPTPSDNSRFWENLVATYQRFESDEVPGVPVRIEAFGQKYTTVTDEEGYFELLINPPNELPAGRAWYPVSYYLDGVTQPDGRPVEKHGHLMISPRFSQFGVISDIDDTVLVTGATSILQTARLTFLGNAYTRLPFGGVAAFYRALQSGPVTTLFNPIYYVSSSPWNLYDLLVDFFRIQGVPKGPLLLRDLGLSANQLGASSHHEHKLAMIEKVMAVNPQLPFVLIGDSGQQDPEIYSQVVRDNPGRIRAVYIRDVSAQDRRDEAVRELIRTTEAYDVPMLLVPDTVAAAEHAASIGLIDPDTIPEIRADRRADEGSDTM, via the coding sequence ATGTCCTGGAAAGATACCTTAATCAACTCCGCACTGGGTGCCGAAGCCGCCTTTGACTCGTTAAAAGAGCGTCTGTTCCGACGTTTGGACCACGACAAACCCTACCAGATTATCTATTTTCGGGGGTTTGGCAGCGAAACGGCCGTGATGCTCAGCGGGCGCGTGCTGCGGCAACACGACCTGCCCACCCCCTCCGACAACAGCCGGTTCTGGGAAAACTTAGTCGCTACATACCAACGTTTCGAGAGCGACGAGGTGCCGGGTGTTCCGGTGCGGATTGAGGCTTTCGGCCAGAAATACACGACCGTTACCGACGAAGAAGGCTATTTCGAGCTGCTCATCAACCCACCCAACGAACTCCCCGCCGGGCGGGCCTGGTACCCCGTCAGCTACTACCTCGACGGTGTGACCCAACCCGACGGCCGGCCGGTTGAGAAACACGGCCACCTGATGATTTCGCCCCGGTTTAGTCAGTTTGGGGTGATTTCGGACATCGACGATACGGTGCTCGTAACCGGCGCTACCAGCATTCTGCAAACAGCCCGGCTTACGTTTCTGGGCAACGCTTACACGCGGCTGCCGTTTGGCGGAGTAGCCGCTTTTTACCGCGCTCTGCAAAGCGGCCCCGTCACCACGCTCTTCAACCCGATTTACTACGTGTCGAGCAGTCCCTGGAATCTGTACGATCTGCTGGTCGATTTTTTCCGCATTCAGGGCGTACCCAAGGGCCCGTTGCTCCTGCGCGACCTCGGCCTGAGCGCCAATCAGCTGGGTGCGAGCTCGCACCATGAGCATAAGCTGGCCATGATCGAAAAGGTGATGGCCGTGAATCCGCAATTGCCGTTTGTGCTCATTGGCGATAGCGGGCAACAAGACCCCGAAATTTACAGTCAGGTCGTGCGCGATAACCCCGGCCGGATTCGGGCGGTGTACATCCGCGACGTATCGGCACAGGACCGGCGCGACGAAGCCGTGCGCGAACTCATCCGCACCACCGAGGCCTACGACGTGCCCATGTTGCTCGTACCCGACACGGTGGCGGCCGCCGAACACGCAGCGTCGATTGGCCTTATTGACCCCGATACCATCCCCGAAATTCGGGCCGACCGACGCGCTGACGAGGGAAGTGACACTATGTAG